The nucleotide window AAATTGGTTGTAACATAAAAAATGAAAGGGTTTCTTAAAATTTATTTAGATACCCTCCTCTAATCATTTAAAATGAAATCATCGCTCCGCGTTCATCAAAGACAGAGCTTGGATTCCACGCCACTTCCCATAAATTGTTTTCAGGGTCGGCAAAATAGGCGGTGCGTCCGCCCCAAAAGGCATCACTTGGTTCCCGTAATATTTTCCCGCCGACCTTGCGAACCTCTTCAATCGTTGTATCCACCTGAGCAGACTCCTCCACGTTTATCGCAAAGGACACAGGGCGATAGGTTTCAGGAGAATGCGCTAGTTCTATTCCGGCATCCTTTGCTAACTCGGCAATGGGGAACAATGAAAGCAGAACCCCAGCCGTCTTAAAGACAGCATATTGATCAGAGCTAAATTCTGTTTCTTCCCAGCCTAGCGATTTGTAAAAAGCACGTAGAACAGGTAAATCAAATGCACCTACTGTAAGCAAGCTTACTCTTTGAGGAATCATTATTTTATACCTCCATTTTAGTATTTGTCCTTGTAACTGTTCTTCAATTGGTTATTATTCTCCTTCTTAATAGGAGAATACGGATATGACGGAAAAACGCTCGGATTCATTAAATCCGAGCGTTTCCTATGCATTATTCTTGTTTTAACAAACGGACACTTTCATTAAATTCTTTTTCAATAGTCTCGTTCTTC belongs to Neobacillus sp. OS1-2 and includes:
- a CDS encoding VOC family protein, with amino-acid sequence MIPQRVSLLTVGAFDLPVLRAFYKSLGWEETEFSSDQYAVFKTAGVLLSLFPIAELAKDAGIELAHSPETYRPVSFAINVEESAQVDTTIEEVRKVGGKILREPSDAFWGGRTAYFADPENNLWEVAWNPSSVFDERGAMISF